One Oncorhynchus kisutch isolate 150728-3 linkage group LG13, Okis_V2, whole genome shotgun sequence DNA window includes the following coding sequences:
- the LOC109901876 gene encoding V-type proton ATPase subunit C 1-A has translation MTEFWLISAPGEKTCQQTWDQMMVATTRNNNLSTNHKFNIPDLKVGTLDVLVGLSDDLAKLDSFIEGVVKKVSQYMADVLEDSRDKVQENLLANGVDLVTYITRFQWDMAKYPIKQSLKNISDIISKQVSQIDNDLKARASAYNNLKGNLQNLERKNAGSLLTRSLADIVKKEDFVIDSEYLITMLVVVPKTSYADWQKTYETLSEMVVPRSTNLLFEDHDSGLFSVTLFRKAIDDFRHKARENKYTVRDFQYNEQEMNADKEEMTRLSTDKKKQFGPLVRWLKVNFSEAFIAWIHIKALRVFVESVLRYGLPVNFQAMLLQPNKKNMKKLREVLNDLYKHLDSSAAAVIDSAMDIPGLNLSQQEYYPYVYYKIDCNLLDFK, from the exons ATGACAGAGTTCTGGTTGATCTCAGCTCCTGGAGAGAAGACCTGCCAGCAGACATGGGACCAGATGATGGTGGCTACCACCCGCAACAACAACCTGTCCACCAACCACAAGTTCAACATCCCAGACCTCAAG GTGGGGACGCTAGATGTGTTAGTTGGGctgtcagatgacctggccaaaCTGGACTCCTTTATTGAAGG tgtggtgaagaaggtgtcTCAGTACATGGCTGATGTGTTGGAGGACAGCCGAGACAAAGTCCAGGAGAACCTGCTGGCCAACGGAG TGGATCTGGTGACCTACATCACACGGTTTCAGTGGGACATGGCCAAGTACCCCATCAAGCAGTCACTGAAGAACATCTCTGATATCATATCCAAG CAAGTAAGCCAGATTGACAACGACCTGAAGGCTAGAGCGTCTGCCTACAACAACCTGAAAGGGAACCTGCAGAATCTGGAGAGAAAGAACGC GGGGAGCCTGCTGACCAGGAGTCTGGCTGACATTGTCAAGAAGGAGGACTTTGTGATTGACTCAGAGTATCTGATCACTATGCTGGTGGTTGTACCAAA GACGAGTTATGCTGACTGGCAGAAGACCTATGAAACGTTGTCTGAAATGGTGGTACCCCGATCCACTAA CCTGCTGTTTGAGGACCATGACAGTGGTCTGTTCAGCGTCACTCTATTCAGGAAGGCCATTGATGACTTCAGACACAAGGCCAGAGAGAACAa GTACACAGTCAGGGACTTCCAGTACAACGAGCAGGAGATGAATGCGGACAAAGAAGAGATGACACGTCTCTCCACAGACAAGAAGAAGCAGTTT GGGCCACTGGTGCGATGGTTGAAAGTGAACTTCAGTGAGGCCTTCATCGCATGGATTCACATCAAGGCTCTGAGGGTCTTTGTGGAGTCTGTCTTAAG ATATGGGCTGCCTGTGAACTTCCAGGCCATGCTGCTCCAGCCCAACAAGAAGAACATGAAGAAACTGAGGGAGGTTCTCAatgacctatacaaacacctGGACAGCAGCGCTGCAGCTGTCATTGAT TCTGCCATGGATATCCCTGGTCTGAACCTGAGCCAGCAGGAGTACTACCCTTATGTTTACTACAAGATAGACTGCAACCTGCTGGACTTTAAATAG
- the LOC109901875 gene encoding antizyme inhibitor 1, protein MKGLADEPNYSVALLEGATALSDVVENHIYEQTLAEKNAFFVADLGVLMRQHVRWRTHMPQMRPFYAVQANSSLAVIEILAALGTGFICTSKYELELVQGYGVPSEDIIYSGVCKQLSQIKYAAKNGIDFLVCDNEAELRKIARCHPRAKLLLQVSTEASSEGDEMGMSFGSKLKDCRHLLESAKEQGLQVVGVRFHIPSSCDDPQAYSHAVSDARCVFDMGEDIGFSMTILDIGGGFNGSETQLKQINSAVRPLLDLYFPASSGVSIMAEPGSYYVSSSFTLAVNIIAKEVGARDLHGNLDEPSPNDEPEFLYYMNDGVYGSFTSKLADNVIPAPALPKSGLSEEPVFASSLWGPSGDELDQVVDQCLLPELSVGDWLIFNNAGAYSLGPPSTFTDSPRPPVYYTISTGDWFEMQDAGITQDISMKNFSLVPYFLHSSQSDEALSVPAWAS, encoded by the exons ATGAAGGGACTAGCTGACGAACCAAACTACTCCGTCGCCCTGCTGGAGGGAGCCACGGCCCTCAGCGATGTGGTTGAGAATCACATTTATGAACAAACACTG GCTGAGAAGAATGCGTTCTTCGTGGCAGACTTGGGGGTCCTTATGAGGCAACATGTTCGCTGGCGAACCCACATGCCCCAGATGCGTCCCTTCTACGCTGTCCAAGCCAACAGCAGCCTGGCTGTCATTGAGATCCTAGCTGCTCTCGGGACTGGCTTCATCTGCACCAGCAAG TATGAGTTGGAGCTTGTGCAGGGCTATGGCGTTCCCTCTGAAGACATTATCTACAGCGGTGTGTGTAAACAACTCTCCCAGATCAAGTATGCCGCTAAGAACGGCATCGACTTCCTGGTGTGTGACAACGAGGCAGAGCTACGCAAGATCGCTCGCTGCCATCCCCGTGCCAA ACTACTGTTGCAGGTGTCCACAGAGGCTTCCAGCGAGGGTGATGAAATGGGCATGTCGTTTGGCTCCAAGCTGAAGGACTGCAGACACCTGCTGGAGAGTGCCAAAGAGCAGGGCCTGCAGGTGGTGGGGGTCAG GTTCCACATTCCCAGCTCCTGTGACGACCCTCAGGCCTACAGCCATGCAGTGTCTGACGCTCGCTGTGTCTTTGACATGGGG GAGGATATTGGCTTCAGTATGACAATCCTAGATATTGGAGGTGGATTCAACGGCTCAGAGACTCAGCTGAAACAG ATTAACAGTGCAGTCAGGCCGTTGTTGGACCTGTACTTCCCTGCATCGTCTGGTGTCTCCATCATGGCAGAGCCTGGCAGTTACTACGTGTCCTCCTCCTTCACCCTGGCTGTCAACATCATCGCTAAGGAAGTAGGCGCCCGGGATCTTCATGGCAATCTCG ATGAACCATCTCCCAACGATGAGCCAGAGTTCCTGTACTACATGAACGATGGGGTGTACGGCTCGTTcactagcaagctagcagacaATGTGATTCCAGCTCCGGCTCTGCCCAAG AGCGGTTTGTCTGAGGAACCGGTGTTTGCCAGCAGTCTGTGGGGTCCGTCGGGTGATGAGCTGGACCAGGTGGTGGATCAATGTCTGCTGCCAGAGCTCAGTGTGGGAGACTGGCTGATCTTCAACAACGCTGGGGCCTATAGCCTGGGCCCTCCGTCCACTTTCACAGATTCACCCAGACCCCCCGTCTACTACACCATCTCTACTGGGGACTG GTTTGAGATGCAGGATGCTGGTATCACCCAGGACATCAGCATGAAGAACTTCTCTCTGGTCCCCTACTTCCTCCACTCCAGCCAATCAGATGAAGCCCTGTCGGTCCCAGCTTGGGCTAGCTGA